A portion of the Sabethes cyaneus chromosome 3, idSabCyanKW18_F2, whole genome shotgun sequence genome contains these proteins:
- the LOC128739653 gene encoding uncharacterized protein LOC128739653 produces MSTLPVLHGFCTTTISGDMLDGCAFNPLMAVTEQTGWVLSQENCGQIIGATEAFDIPPVIYYDSADPLKMYTLIFLDMDGAHEEDRVFLQWLVVNVPESALVQGMTYMDGDTVMDYLAPNPGTYEHRYGLYLYEQVYGTSYPPLPNAREEFDLTGWINSIFPEGALCGPVASIGFCA; encoded by the exons ATGTCAACATTGCCCGTCCTTCATGGGTTTTGTACTACAACCATTTCCGGTGACATGTTGGACGGTTGTGCTTTCAATCCACTTATGGCCGTGACAGAGCAAACGGGCTGGGTTCTTTCCCAAGAGAACTGCGGCCAGATTATTGGGGCAACGGAAGCTTTCGACATTCCTCCGGTGATATATTACGACTCTGCGGATCCGTTGAAGATGTATACGCTGATTTTTCTGGATATGGATGGCGCTCATGAGGAGGACCGAGTGTTTTTGCAGTGGTTGGTAGTTAATGTACCG GAATCAGCATTGGTACAAGGAATGACGTACATGGACGGCGATACAGTTATGG ACTATCTAGCACCCAATCCAGGAACCTACGAGCACCGGTACGGACTCTACCTGTACGAACAGGTTTACGGTACCAGCTATCCGCCGCTGCCGAACGCTCGCGAGGAGTTCGATTTGACCGGTTGGATTAATTCGATTTTCCCCGAGGGCGCACTTTGTGGTCCGGTTGCGTCGATTGGATTCTGCGCGTAA
- the LOC128744073 gene encoding tubulin alpha-1C chain-like — translation MAKSREIIQLHVGQAGVQIASACWELYCLEHGIYPDGRFCDCTMYDDCSAFFSCDKKGRCVPRVVMVDLEPSVIDEIRIGAYRHLFHPSTLITGKEDASSNFARGHFTLGRMMIDTVMDRVRKVAEGCSTVQGFMVFHSLGGGTGSGFGTLILEKLLDDYGKTSKIEFNIFPSPRISPVIVEPYNAVLSTHVGMDYSDCSFLLDNEAIYDVCDRSLNVSEPTYTNLNRLIAQIVSCITSSLRFSGAINVDLLEFQTNLVPYPRIHYPLVTYAPLIPFRNANHEQLTTLQITTECFEPASQLVKCDPRTGKYMSCCMLYRGEVSPVDINRAIQELKAKRAINFVDWCPTGFKIGINYQPPIAVPGGDLARVDRAVCMLSNSTAVRSAWERISGKFELMYERKAFFHHFFDEGLEESDLCDAKENIAALIADYIEVER, via the exons ATGGCGAAAAGT CGTGAAATTATTCAACTGCATGTCGGCCAAGCGGGCGTACAGATTGCAAGCGCGTGCTGGGAGCTGTACTGCTTGGAGCACGGTATTTATCCGGACGGTCGGTTTTGCGATTGCACAATGTACGACGATTGCAGTGCGTTCTTTAGCTGTGACAAAAAGGGCCGCTGTGTGCCGAGGGTAGTGATGGTCGATCTGGAACCGTCGGTCATCGACGAGATAAGGATCGGTGCCTATCGGCATCTGTTTCATCCGAGCACGTTGATAACGGGAAAGGAGGATGCTTCCAGCAACTTTGCTCGCGGTCACTTTACGCTGGGCCGAATGATGATCGATACGGTGATGGATCGGGTACGGAAAGTTGCCGAGGGATGTTCCACTGTACAGGGATTTATGGTATTTCACAGCCTCGGTGGAGGAACTGGATCTGGGTTTGGTACACTGATACTTGAAAAGTTGTTGGATGATTAcggaaaaacgtcaaaaattgaattcaaTATATTTCCATCCCCGAGGATTTCTCCAGTTATTGTTGAACCGTACAACGCTGTACTTTCAACACACGTGGGGATGGATTACAGCGATTGCTCCTTTCTTTTGGACAATGAGGCAATCTACGACGTCTGCGATAGAAGCTTGAATGTCTCGGAACCCACATACACGAATTTGAATCGTTTGATTGCTCAGATTGTTTCATGCATCACATCCTCTCTGCGCTTTTCGGGAGCCATCAACGTAGATCTGCTAGAATTTCAaaccaatttggttccataccCCAGAATCCATTACCCATTGGTTACATATGCTCCACTGATTCCATTCCGAAACGCCAATCACGAACAGTTAACCACATTGCAAATCACGACGGAATGTTTCGAGCCGGCCAGTCAGCTGGTGAAATGTGACCCTCGAACCGGCAAGTACATGTCGTGCTGTATGCTCTATCGGGGTGAAGTGTCGCCGGTGGATATCAACCGTGCGATTCAGGAATTGAAAGCAAAACGAGCGATTAACTTCGTTGATTGGTGTCCAACGGGattcaaaatcgggataaaTTACCAACCGCCGATTGCAGTCCCCGGAGGAGATTTAGCCCGGGTGGATCGGGCAGTTTGTATGCTCTCCAACAGTACGGCCGTGCGGTCTGCTTGGGAACGAATTTCCGGAAAGTTCGAGCTGATGTACGAGAGGAAGGCTTtctttcatcactttttcgatGAAG GTTTGGAAGAGAGTGATCTATGCGATGCTAAAGAAAATATTGCAGCCCTAATAGCCGACTACATAGAGGTCGAACGATAG